A single Perognathus longimembris pacificus isolate PPM17 chromosome 17, ASM2315922v1, whole genome shotgun sequence DNA region contains:
- the Dusp3 gene encoding dual specificity protein phosphatase 3, with protein sequence MSGPFDLSVQDLNDLLSDGTGCYSLPSQPCNEVTPRIYVGNASVAQDIPKLQKLGITHVLNAAEGRSFMHVNTNANFYKDSGITYLGIKANDTQEFNLSAYFERAADFIDQALAHKNGRVLVHCREGYSRSPTLVIAYLMMRQKMDVRSAVSVVRQNREIGPNDGFLAQLCHLNGRLVREGKLKL encoded by the exons atgtcGGGCCCTTTCGACCTCTCCGTGCAAGATCTCAACGACCTGCTCTCGGATGGCACTGGGTGTTACAGCCTCCCGAGCCAGCCCTGCAACGAAGTCACCCCGAGGATCTACGTGGGCAATGC gtctgtggctcaggacaTCCCCAAGCTGCAGAAACTGGGCATCACCCATGTCCTGAACGCTGCGGAGGGCAGATCCTTCATGCATGTCAACACCAACGCCAACTTCTACAAGGACTCCGGCATCACCTACCTGGGCATCAAGGCCAACGACACGCAGGAATTCAACCTCAGTGCGTACTTCGAAAGGGCTGCCGACTTTATTGACCAGGCCTTGGCACACAAGAATG GCCGGGTGCTCGTCCACTGCCGAGAGGGGTACAGCCGCTCCCCCACTCTAGTCATCGCGTACCTCATGATGCGCCAGAAGATGGACGTCAGGTCTGCCGTGAGCGTCGTGAGGCAGAACCGTGAGATCGGCCCCAACGACGGCTTCCTGGCGCAGCTCTGCCACCTCAATGGCAGACTGGTCCGCGAGGGGAAGCTGAAACTGTAG
- the Cfap97d1 gene encoding sperm axonemal maintenance protein CFAP97D1 — protein sequence MNNSLDYLAYPVIVSNHRQTTNFKKKLDFGHYASHKNRVQIVKPAVDTKPPVAHTHHILKLSKLQGEQRKIDKIEYENRQLCQKIANAHRGPAKVDCWNEYFSKSLNRETRNRELVRITVENQGILKRLGDRKPHYDRRASELDWQNSRRYIRNTTKYLVSQEE from the exons ATGAACAATTCCCTGGATTATTTAGCCTACCCTGTTATTGTTTCTAATCATAGGCAAACCACAAACTTCAAGAAAAAACTGGACTTTGGCCACTATGCATCTCACAAGAATAGAGTCCAAATAG TGAAGCCTGCAGTTGATACCAAACCTCCAGTGGCCCACACACATCATATTTTAAAACTGAGCAAACTACAG GGTGAGCAAAGGAAAATCGACAAAATCGAGTATGAAAATAGGCAGCTGTGTCAGAAAATTGCCAACGCTCATCGAGGCCCTGCCAAGGTGGACTGCTGGAACGAATATTTTTCTAaaag CCTAAATAGAGAAACAAGGAACCGCGAGCTAGTGAGAATCACGGTGGAAAACCAGGGCATTCTGAAGAGGCTGGGTGACCGCAAACCCCACTACGACCGCAGGGCATCGGAGCTAGACTGGCAG aattcaAGGCGTTATAtcagaaatacaacaaaatatCTTGTTTCACAAGAAGAATAG